One part of the Roseomonas gilardii genome encodes these proteins:
- the adhP gene encoding alcohol dehydrogenase AdhP, producing the protein MARTMKAAVVREFGKPLTIDEVPIPEAGPGQIQVAIRASGVCHTDLHAAEGDWPVKPNPPFIPGHEGVGYVSAVGAGVKNVKEGDRVGVPWLYTSCGHCRHCLGGWETLCEAQLNTGYSVNGGFAEYVVADPNYVGHLPKNVSFTEIAPVLCAGVTVYKGLKMTEARPGDWVVISGIGGLGHMAVQYAKAMGMHVAAVDIDDAKLDLARRLGASLTVNAKHEDPATAVKKHTGGGAQGVLVTAVSPKAFEQALGVVGRGGTVALNGLPPGDFPLPIFDMVLNGITVRGSIVGTRLDLQESLDFAGEGLVKATVSTEPLEKVNEIFDRMHKGQIEGRVVLDLAS; encoded by the coding sequence ATGGCCAGGACCATGAAGGCGGCGGTCGTCCGCGAATTCGGCAAGCCACTCACCATCGACGAGGTGCCCATCCCCGAGGCCGGGCCGGGGCAGATACAGGTCGCCATCCGCGCTTCCGGCGTCTGCCACACCGACCTGCACGCGGCGGAAGGCGACTGGCCGGTGAAGCCCAACCCGCCCTTCATCCCGGGGCACGAGGGCGTGGGCTATGTCTCCGCCGTCGGCGCGGGCGTGAAGAACGTCAAGGAAGGCGATCGCGTCGGCGTGCCCTGGCTCTACACCTCCTGCGGCCATTGCAGGCACTGCCTGGGCGGCTGGGAGACGCTGTGCGAGGCGCAGCTCAACACGGGCTATTCGGTCAATGGCGGCTTCGCGGAATACGTCGTGGCCGACCCGAACTATGTCGGCCACCTGCCGAAGAACGTGTCCTTCACCGAGATCGCGCCCGTGCTCTGCGCCGGCGTCACGGTCTACAAGGGCCTGAAGATGACCGAAGCCAGGCCGGGCGACTGGGTGGTGATCTCCGGCATCGGCGGCCTCGGCCATATGGCGGTGCAATATGCCAAGGCGATGGGCATGCATGTCGCGGCGGTGGATATCGACGACGCCAAGCTCGACCTGGCCCGTCGCCTTGGCGCCAGCCTGACGGTGAATGCGAAGCACGAGGACCCGGCCACGGCGGTGAAGAAGCACACCGGCGGCGGCGCTCAGGGCGTGCTGGTCACCGCCGTCTCGCCCAAGGCCTTCGAGCAGGCCCTCGGCGTGGTCGGGCGCGGCGGCACGGTGGCGCTGAACGGCCTGCCGCCCGGCGACTTCCCGCTGCCCATCTTCGACATGGTGCTGAACGGCATCACCGTGCGCGGCTCCATCGTCGGCACGCGGCTCGATCTGCAGGAATCCCTCGACTTCGCCGGCGAGGGTCTGGTCAAGGCGACGGTCAGCACCGAGCCGCTGGAGAAGGTCAACGAGATCTTCGACCGGATGCACAAGGGCCAGATCGAGGGGCGCGTCGTGCTCGATCTCGCGTCATGA
- a CDS encoding GAF domain-containing protein, which translates to MSGSPARAHADQVRAVLQDGAAAARSVVAASWRRSMTQYGLDPENHRAPWRVTESELREARERMEPLIQLAQPSMDRLFQAVGGIGCCVLLTDRHGVPVERRGASADDTQFRDWGLWTGTVWSEAQEGTNGIGTCIAEQRALTIHRDQHFHTRNAGLSCSTVPIFDEEGRLAAALDVSSCRADLTEGFTGLIATATGEAARRIEERNFRRAFPRARIVLADDRAPGALLAIDADDLVIGATRAARLALNITPEKLRQALPAADLLGSGGPATDLLQAERSAVQHALARAGGNVSAAAEALGISRATLHRKLRRLGLRGAN; encoded by the coding sequence ATGTCCGGTTCTCCGGCACGCGCACATGCCGATCAGGTCCGCGCCGTCCTGCAGGATGGCGCGGCGGCGGCGCGCTCCGTGGTGGCGGCCTCCTGGCGCCGCTCGATGACCCAGTACGGGCTGGACCCGGAAAACCACCGCGCCCCCTGGCGGGTGACGGAATCCGAGCTGCGCGAGGCACGCGAGCGCATGGAGCCCTTGATCCAGCTCGCCCAGCCGAGCATGGACCGGCTGTTCCAGGCCGTGGGCGGCATCGGCTGCTGCGTGCTGCTGACCGATCGCCACGGCGTGCCGGTGGAGCGCCGTGGCGCCTCGGCGGACGACACGCAATTCCGCGACTGGGGCCTCTGGACGGGCACGGTCTGGAGCGAGGCGCAGGAGGGGACCAACGGCATCGGCACCTGCATCGCCGAGCAGCGCGCGCTCACCATCCATCGCGACCAGCACTTCCACACCCGCAATGCCGGGCTGAGCTGCAGCACCGTACCGATCTTCGACGAGGAAGGCCGCCTCGCCGCCGCGCTCGACGTTTCCTCCTGCCGCGCCGATCTCACGGAGGGCTTCACCGGCCTGATCGCCACCGCCACCGGCGAGGCCGCGCGCCGCATCGAGGAGCGCAACTTCCGCCGAGCCTTCCCACGCGCGCGCATCGTCCTGGCCGATGACCGGGCGCCCGGCGCGCTGCTCGCCATTGATGCGGACGACTTGGTGATCGGTGCGACGCGCGCCGCCCGCCTGGCGCTGAACATCACCCCCGAGAAGCTGCGCCAGGCCCTGCCGGCGGCCGACCTGCTGGGTTCCGGCGGCCCGGCCACGGATCTCCTCCAGGCCGAGCGCAGCGCGGTGCAGCATGCCCTGGCGCGTGCCGGCGGCAATGTGTCCGCCGCCGCCGAAGCGCTCGGCATCAGCCGCGCCACGCTGCACCGCAAACTGCGCCGCCTCGGCCTGCGCGGCGCGAACTGA
- a CDS encoding creatininase family protein, protein MATKTTPKVHMGTLTGGEGREAYAKNPVILLPMGSHEDQGPHAPMGDYLLAEKIAELAALRATELGTPTYVAPVLPFGGSDWFAPMIGGIAITQATLTSVITDMVESLHRNGLTRIVVVNGHGGNVGPIAEVARRLYEKDRTILPSLYLWRIGYGLLPGIIGAEKARAVSGHGADPLTSIGLHLFPELIRKDMVPAAAPLKSDSVLGLPFTGLGTASFDGAEIGMPNSYDEVYHDGVAKGDPNLSSAETGAALSETLTDIVARFAVHFASRVPA, encoded by the coding sequence GTGGCCACCAAGACGACGCCCAAGGTGCATATGGGCACGCTGACCGGCGGCGAGGGGCGCGAAGCCTACGCGAAGAACCCGGTCATCCTGCTGCCCATGGGCAGCCATGAGGACCAGGGGCCGCACGCCCCGATGGGCGACTACCTGCTGGCCGAGAAGATCGCGGAACTCGCCGCGCTTCGCGCCACCGAGCTCGGCACGCCCACCTATGTCGCCCCGGTCCTGCCCTTCGGCGGCTCCGACTGGTTCGCGCCGATGATCGGCGGCATCGCCATCACCCAGGCGACGCTGACCAGCGTCATCACCGACATGGTGGAGAGCCTGCACCGCAACGGGCTGACGCGCATCGTCGTCGTCAACGGCCATGGCGGCAATGTCGGCCCGATCGCCGAGGTGGCGCGCCGCCTCTACGAGAAGGACAGGACCATCCTGCCGAGCCTCTACCTCTGGCGCATCGGCTACGGGCTGCTGCCCGGCATCATCGGAGCGGAGAAGGCCAGGGCGGTGTCCGGCCATGGCGCTGACCCGCTGACCAGCATCGGCCTGCACCTCTTCCCGGAGCTGATCCGTAAGGACATGGTCCCCGCCGCCGCGCCGCTGAAGAGCGATAGCGTCCTGGGCCTGCCCTTCACCGGCCTGGGCACGGCCAGCTTCGACGGCGCCGAGATCGGCATGCCCAACTCCTACGACGAGGTCTACCACGACGGCGTCGCCAAGGGCGATCCGAACCTCTCCTCCGCCGAGACCGGCGCCGCCCTGTCCGAGACGCTCACCGACATCGTCGCCCGCTTCGCCGTCCATTTCGCGTCGCGTGTCCCGGCCTGA
- a CDS encoding DUF779 domain-containing protein has protein sequence MAETDTRPDRVRATPAALELLAEIQADHGPVLFHQSGGCCDGSSPMCYPQGDFVIGERDVLLGEIGGTPFYIGAAQYEAWKHTDLLIDVVPGRGGMFSLDNGREKRFLVRSSCSVPPRRG, from the coding sequence ATGGCCGAGACAGACACGAGGCCGGACCGCGTGCGCGCCACGCCCGCCGCGCTGGAGCTCCTGGCCGAGATCCAGGCGGATCACGGCCCGGTGCTGTTCCACCAGTCCGGCGGCTGCTGCGACGGCTCCTCGCCCATGTGCTATCCGCAGGGCGACTTCGTGATCGGCGAGCGCGACGTGCTGCTGGGCGAGATCGGCGGCACGCCCTTCTACATCGGCGCGGCGCAGTACGAGGCCTGGAAGCACACCGACCTGTTGATCGACGTGGTGCCCGGCCGCGGCGGCATGTTCTCGCTCGACAACGGGCGGGAGAAGCGCTTCCTCGTCCGCTCGTCCTGCAGCGTCCCGCCACGGAGGGGGTAA
- the adh gene encoding aldehyde dehydrogenase — translation MTKLDALRVTDSPFKRRYGNFIGGQWVEPASGRTFANTSPVNGRILCEVARSDATDIDRALDAAHAAKDAWGRTSVAERAKLLNAIAQRMEDNLDLLARAETLDNGKPIRETTAADLPLAIDHFRYFAGCIRAQEGTLSEIDHDTVAYHFHEPLGVVGQIIPWNFPILMACWKLAPALAAGNCVVLKPAEQTPASILVLADLIADILPPGVLNIVNGFGLEAGKPLALSPRIAKIAFTGETTTGRLIMQYASQNLIPVTLELGGKSPNIFFQDVGAEDDDFLDKAIEGFVMFALNQGEVCTCPSRALIHESLYDRFMEKALKRVGDIKQGDPLDPSTMIGAQASSEQLEKILSYIDIGKQEGAEVLIGGERNILSGDLAEGFYMKPTVFRGHNGMRVFQEEIFGPVVSVTTFKDDEEALSIANDTLYGLGAGVWTRDVNRAYRFGRAIQAGRVWTNCYHAYPAHAAFGGYKQSGIGRETHSMMLDHYQQTKNMLVSYSPKKLGFF, via the coding sequence ATGACCAAGCTCGACGCCCTGCGCGTGACGGATTCCCCGTTCAAGCGCCGCTACGGCAACTTCATCGGCGGCCAGTGGGTCGAACCCGCCAGCGGCCGCACCTTCGCCAACACCTCGCCCGTCAACGGCCGCATCCTCTGCGAGGTCGCGCGTTCCGACGCCACCGACATCGACCGCGCTCTGGATGCCGCGCATGCCGCCAAGGACGCCTGGGGCCGCACCAGCGTCGCCGAGCGCGCGAAGCTGCTGAACGCGATCGCGCAGCGTATGGAGGACAACCTCGACCTCCTCGCCCGCGCCGAGACGCTCGACAACGGCAAGCCGATCCGCGAGACCACCGCCGCCGACCTGCCGCTCGCCATCGACCATTTCCGCTACTTCGCCGGCTGCATCCGTGCGCAGGAAGGCACGCTGAGCGAGATCGACCACGACACCGTGGCCTATCACTTCCACGAGCCGCTGGGCGTCGTCGGCCAGATCATCCCGTGGAACTTCCCGATCCTGATGGCGTGCTGGAAGCTCGCCCCCGCGCTCGCCGCCGGCAACTGCGTGGTGCTGAAGCCCGCCGAGCAGACGCCGGCCTCGATCCTCGTGCTGGCCGACCTGATCGCCGACATCCTGCCGCCCGGCGTGCTCAACATCGTCAACGGCTTCGGGCTGGAGGCCGGCAAGCCGCTGGCGCTCAGCCCGCGCATCGCCAAGATCGCCTTCACCGGCGAAACGACGACGGGCCGGCTGATCATGCAGTATGCCAGCCAGAACCTGATCCCCGTCACGCTGGAGCTCGGCGGCAAGTCGCCCAACATCTTCTTCCAGGATGTCGGCGCCGAGGATGACGACTTCCTCGACAAGGCGATCGAGGGCTTCGTGATGTTCGCGCTGAACCAGGGCGAGGTCTGCACCTGCCCGTCCCGCGCGCTGATCCATGAGAGCCTCTACGACCGCTTCATGGAGAAGGCGCTGAAGCGCGTCGGGGACATCAAGCAGGGCGATCCGCTCGATCCCTCCACCATGATCGGCGCCCAGGCCTCCAGCGAGCAACTGGAGAAGATCCTGAGCTACATCGACATCGGAAAGCAGGAAGGCGCCGAGGTGCTGATCGGCGGCGAGCGCAACATCCTGTCCGGCGACCTCGCGGAAGGCTTCTACATGAAGCCCACCGTCTTCCGCGGCCACAACGGCATGCGCGTCTTCCAGGAGGAGATCTTCGGCCCCGTCGTGTCCGTCACCACCTTCAAGGATGACGAGGAGGCTCTCTCCATCGCCAACGACACGCTCTACGGCCTGGGCGCCGGCGTCTGGACGCGGGACGTGAACCGCGCCTACCGCTTCGGCCGCGCCATCCAGGCCGGGCGGGTCTGGACCAACTGCTACCACGCCTATCCGGCCCATGCGGCCTTCGGCGGGTACAAGCAATCGGGCATCGGGCGCGAGACGCACAGCATGATGCTCGACCACTACCAGCAGACCAAGAACATGCTGGTCAGCTACAGCCCGAAGAAGCTCGGCTTCTTCTGA
- the hydA gene encoding dihydropyrimidinase — MAGYELVVRGGMVAAGGGVRRCDVGVRGGRIAAVGEELPVEGARIVEADGLLVLPGGVDTHCHIEEPQSDGSIHEESFTTASHSAFAGGTTTLVCFTPQFKGGGILEQHRANRERAARGMIDHGFHQVITDPTPAVMDTELPQVVADGVASLKAFLTYDPLHLTDAEFLRVLLAARRHGLMVHVHCENHDAIHWRQQALLAAGMTAPKYHAWARPPVVEREATHRAIALAELVDQPVQVFHVSCAEVAEEIAHAQARGLKVWGETCPQYLVLTAEDMDRPGFEGAKFICSPAPRQAGEHAGTWEMLRRGTLSVVSSDHCGFSFGGDRGKARNGRDASFDAIPNGIPGLAARLPILFSEGVSKGRIDLARFVALTATEPARIAGLSHRKGAIAPGLDADLVLWDPAKEVTLTNALMQHAIDYTPYEGLAVKGWPVMTIARGEVAMEQGRMLAPPGSGRWLPRDASETARPLGRLPDGFEAAPPLP, encoded by the coding sequence ATGGCGGGATACGAGCTGGTGGTCCGGGGCGGCATGGTCGCGGCCGGGGGTGGCGTGCGGCGCTGCGACGTGGGCGTGCGGGGCGGGCGGATCGCGGCGGTCGGCGAGGAGCTGCCCGTGGAAGGCGCGCGGATCGTCGAAGCGGACGGGCTGCTGGTGCTGCCGGGCGGGGTGGACACGCACTGCCATATCGAAGAGCCGCAATCCGACGGCAGCATCCACGAGGAGAGTTTCACCACCGCCAGCCACTCGGCCTTCGCCGGCGGCACGACGACGCTGGTCTGCTTCACGCCGCAGTTCAAGGGCGGCGGCATCCTGGAGCAGCACCGCGCGAACCGGGAGCGCGCGGCGCGTGGCATGATCGACCACGGCTTCCACCAGGTGATCACCGACCCGACCCCGGCGGTGATGGACACCGAGTTGCCGCAGGTGGTGGCCGACGGGGTGGCCAGCCTGAAGGCCTTCCTCACCTACGACCCGTTGCACCTGACGGATGCGGAGTTCCTGCGGGTCCTGCTCGCCGCGCGGCGGCACGGGCTGATGGTGCATGTGCATTGCGAGAACCACGACGCCATCCACTGGCGGCAGCAGGCGCTGCTGGCAGCGGGGATGACGGCGCCGAAATACCATGCCTGGGCCCGGCCGCCGGTGGTGGAGCGCGAGGCCACGCACCGTGCCATCGCGCTGGCGGAGCTGGTGGACCAGCCGGTCCAGGTCTTCCACGTCTCCTGCGCCGAGGTGGCGGAGGAGATCGCCCACGCCCAGGCGCGGGGCCTCAAGGTCTGGGGCGAGACCTGCCCGCAATACCTGGTCCTGACCGCGGAGGACATGGACCGCCCGGGCTTCGAGGGGGCCAAGTTCATCTGCAGCCCGGCCCCCCGCCAGGCCGGGGAGCATGCGGGCACCTGGGAGATGCTGCGCCGGGGCACCCTCTCTGTGGTGTCGTCGGACCATTGCGGCTTCTCCTTCGGGGGGGACCGGGGCAAGGCGCGGAACGGGCGCGACGCCTCCTTCGACGCCATCCCCAACGGCATCCCGGGCCTCGCCGCCCGCCTGCCGATCCTGTTCTCCGAAGGTGTCTCGAAGGGGCGCATCGACCTCGCCCGCTTCGTCGCCCTCACCGCCACCGAGCCCGCCCGGATCGCCGGCCTGTCCCACCGCAAGGGCGCCATCGCCCCCGGGCTGGATGCCGACCTCGTGCTCTGGGACCCGGCGAAGGAGGTCACCCTCACCAACGCCCTGATGCAGCATGCCATCGACTACACCCCCTATGAGGGGCTGGCGGTGAAGGGCTGGCCGGTCATGACCATCGCCCGGGGGGAGGTGGCGATGGAACAGGGCAGGATGCTGGCCCCGCCCGGCTCCGGCCGCTGGCTGCCCCGCGACGCGAGCGAGACCGCCCGCCCCCTGGGCCGCCTGCCGGATGGCTTCGAGGCCGCACCTCCGCTGCCCTGA
- a CDS encoding GNAT family N-acetyltransferase gives MTDAGFGELRAGELGVRIAARDWEIEAAQALRWKVFYEEMGARPTPDMRPGRDVDAYDAVADHLLVVDHSLGEGPESVVGTYRLIRREAASLIGRFYSADEYDLTPLLDLPGQILELGRSCVGENHRTRGSLQLLWRGIAAYVHKHRVEVMFGCASLPGTDLDALAEPLTYLALNHMAPPHLRPRALPDRYESMVRLDPSQVGRHALADLPPLVKGYLRLGGFVGDGAVVDHQFNTTDVCVVVKTDQVTEKYFKHYERKAGWNSE, from the coding sequence ATGACCGATGCCGGCTTCGGAGAGCTGCGCGCCGGCGAGCTCGGTGTGCGGATCGCGGCACGGGACTGGGAGATCGAGGCCGCCCAGGCCCTGCGCTGGAAGGTCTTCTACGAGGAGATGGGCGCGCGTCCCACGCCGGACATGCGCCCCGGCCGCGATGTCGATGCCTATGACGCGGTGGCGGACCACCTGCTGGTGGTGGACCACAGCCTCGGCGAAGGCCCGGAATCGGTGGTCGGCACCTACCGCCTCATCCGGCGCGAGGCCGCGTCGCTGATCGGCCGCTTCTACTCCGCCGACGAGTACGACCTCACCCCGCTGCTCGACCTGCCGGGGCAGATCCTCGAACTGGGCCGTTCCTGCGTCGGGGAGAACCACCGCACGCGCGGCAGCCTGCAGCTCCTCTGGCGCGGCATCGCCGCCTATGTGCACAAGCACCGGGTCGAGGTGATGTTCGGCTGCGCCTCCCTGCCCGGCACGGACCTGGACGCGCTGGCGGAGCCGCTGACCTATCTCGCCCTCAACCATATGGCGCCGCCGCACCTGCGGCCCCGCGCCCTGCCCGACCGCTACGAGAGCATGGTGCGGCTCGATCCGTCGCAGGTCGGCCGCCACGCGCTGGCGGACCTGCCGCCGCTGGTGAAGGGCTATCTGCGTCTCGGCGGCTTCGTCGGCGACGGCGCCGTGGTGGATCACCAGTTCAACACCACCGATGTCTGCGTCGTGGTGAAGACCGACCAGGTCACCGAGAAGTACTTCAAGCATTACGAGCGCAAGGCGGGCTGGAACTCGGAATAG
- a CDS encoding ABC transporter ATP-binding protein, with translation MTSSPLPLIEADALSKTFPAKGVFRRGKPVQAVRQIHARVARGEALGVVGESGSGKSTLGRMMLGLLPATSGSLRFDGKEMEGISRAEWRRLRRRMQIVFQDPFSSLDPRRRIGPQIADGMDIHGLASGAEQAQRVGELLARVGLDPAHAQRFPHEFSGGQRQRIGIARALATKPDFLVADEPVSALDVSIQAQVVQLLSDLRRDLGLAMLFISHDLPVVRHLCDRVMVMYLGRVMEEGPAETVFSRPAHPYTRALLSATPRLDPKHRVKRILLAGDPPSPSNPPSGCVFRTRCAHAVAACAGDVPALRPFGNPGQAVACIRAEALA, from the coding sequence ATGACATCCTCGCCCCTTCCGCTGATCGAGGCCGACGCCCTCTCCAAGACCTTCCCCGCCAAGGGCGTCTTCCGCCGCGGCAAGCCGGTGCAGGCGGTGCGCCAGATCCATGCGCGGGTCGCGCGCGGCGAGGCGCTGGGCGTGGTGGGAGAGAGCGGCTCCGGCAAGAGCACGCTCGGCCGCATGATGCTGGGCCTGCTGCCCGCCACCTCCGGCAGCCTGCGCTTCGATGGCAAGGAGATGGAGGGCATCTCCCGCGCCGAGTGGCGGCGCCTGCGCCGGCGCATGCAGATCGTCTTCCAGGACCCCTTCTCCAGCCTCGATCCACGCCGCCGCATCGGCCCGCAGATCGCCGACGGCATGGACATCCACGGCCTCGCCTCAGGGGCGGAGCAGGCGCAGCGCGTGGGCGAACTGCTGGCCCGCGTCGGCCTCGACCCCGCCCATGCGCAGCGCTTCCCGCACGAGTTCTCCGGTGGCCAGCGCCAGCGCATCGGCATCGCCCGCGCCCTGGCGACGAAGCCGGACTTCCTGGTGGCGGACGAGCCGGTGAGCGCGCTGGACGTCTCGATCCAGGCGCAGGTGGTGCAGCTTCTCTCCGACCTGCGGCGCGACCTCGGCCTGGCGATGCTCTTCATCAGCCACGACCTGCCCGTGGTGCGGCATCTCTGCGACCGGGTGATGGTGATGTATCTCGGCCGCGTCATGGAGGAAGGGCCGGCCGAGACCGTCTTCAGCCGCCCGGCGCATCCCTATACCCGCGCCCTGCTCTCGGCCACGCCGCGCCTCGACCCGAAGCACCGGGTCAAGCGCATCCTGCTGGCCGGCGACCCGCCCAGCCCGTCCAACCCCCCTTCCGGCTGCGTCTTCCGCACCCGCTGCGCCCATGCGGTCGCGGCCTGCGCGGGCGACGTGCCGGCGCTGCGGCCCTTCGGCAATCCGGGACAGGCCGTTGCCTGCATCCGGGCCGAGGCGCTCGCCTGA
- a CDS encoding MBOAT family O-acyltransferase, producing the protein MLFNSHVFILGFLPATAAGFFLCARFAGMQGARLWMLLASLVFYGWWSVEFLGLLLLSILVNHMLGRTILRVRQGRPRLARWLVALGVGGNLLLLGWYKYAGFLAQNLGALTGLDLALDAVVLPLAISFYTFVQIAYLVDCGCGRGEAYGLLDYALFVTFFPHLIAGPIVHHHELIPQFRAPRTFRFRSEDAAAGLALFVTGLVKKMLLADPVSALATPVFAGAAQPAMAEAWMAVLAFSLGLYFDFSAYSDMAIGLARIFGIRFPYNFNSPYKALSISDFWRRWHMTLSRFLRDYVYIPLGGNRQGPARRHLNLVLTMLLGGLWHGAGWTFLVWGALHGGYLVVNHLWSGTGRRLPLLAARALTLLAVMFAWVFFAAPGLAEAGWVLSGMAGARGLVRPETLAALEVLRDGGIAALRDHLGGIGALISTGWGLMVLVAGSVLVLAAPNSQEIVDGTPDGREARRPARLPRFRPGPVSGGLAAVALLLAMMLMANVREFVYFQF; encoded by the coding sequence ATGCTGTTCAACTCGCATGTCTTCATCCTGGGCTTCCTGCCGGCCACGGCGGCGGGCTTCTTCCTCTGCGCACGCTTCGCCGGGATGCAGGGCGCGCGGCTCTGGATGCTGCTGGCCTCGCTGGTCTTCTATGGCTGGTGGAGCGTGGAGTTCCTCGGGCTGCTGCTGCTCTCGATCCTGGTCAACCATATGCTCGGCCGGACCATTCTGCGGGTGCGGCAGGGCCGGCCCAGGCTGGCACGATGGCTCGTGGCGCTCGGCGTCGGCGGCAACCTGCTGCTGCTCGGCTGGTACAAGTATGCCGGCTTCCTGGCGCAGAACCTGGGCGCGCTGACGGGGCTGGACCTCGCCTTGGACGCGGTGGTGCTGCCGCTCGCCATCTCCTTCTACACCTTCGTGCAGATCGCCTATCTGGTGGATTGCGGGTGCGGCCGCGGCGAAGCCTATGGCCTGCTCGACTACGCGCTCTTCGTCACCTTCTTCCCGCATCTCATCGCGGGGCCGATCGTCCATCATCACGAGTTGATCCCGCAGTTCCGCGCGCCCCGGACCTTCCGCTTCCGCAGCGAGGACGCGGCGGCGGGTCTCGCGCTCTTCGTCACCGGGCTGGTGAAGAAGATGCTGCTGGCCGATCCGGTGAGCGCGCTGGCGACGCCGGTCTTCGCCGGGGCGGCGCAGCCGGCGATGGCGGAAGCCTGGATGGCGGTGCTGGCCTTCTCGCTCGGCCTGTACTTCGATTTCTCGGCCTATTCCGACATGGCCATCGGGCTGGCGCGGATCTTCGGCATCCGCTTCCCGTACAACTTCAACTCGCCCTACAAGGCGCTCTCCATCAGCGATTTCTGGCGCCGCTGGCACATGACGCTGTCGCGCTTCCTGCGCGACTACGTCTACATCCCGCTGGGCGGCAACCGGCAGGGGCCGGCGCGACGGCACCTGAACCTCGTGCTGACCATGCTGCTGGGCGGGCTGTGGCACGGCGCCGGCTGGACCTTCCTCGTCTGGGGCGCGCTGCATGGCGGCTACCTCGTCGTCAACCACCTCTGGAGCGGCACGGGGCGGCGCCTGCCCCTACTGGCGGCGCGGGCGCTGACGCTGCTGGCGGTGATGTTCGCCTGGGTCTTCTTCGCCGCGCCCGGGCTGGCCGAGGCCGGTTGGGTGCTGTCCGGCATGGCAGGCGCGCGTGGTCTCGTCCGGCCGGAAACCCTGGCGGCGCTGGAGGTGCTGCGGGATGGCGGAATCGCCGCGCTGCGCGACCATCTGGGCGGGATCGGCGCCCTGATCTCCACCGGCTGGGGCCTGATGGTGCTCGTGGCCGGCAGCGTGCTGGTGCTGGCAGCGCCGAATTCCCAGGAGATCGTGGACGGCACGCCGGATGGCCGGGAGGCCCGCCGCCCGGCGCGCCTGCCGCGCTTCCGGCCGGGGCCGGTCAGCGGCGGGCTGGCGGCGGTGGCCCTGCTGCTCGCCATGATGCTGATGGCGAATGTCCGGGAGTTCGTCTACTTCCAGTTCTGA
- a CDS encoding LysR family transcriptional regulator, whose translation MTADPCNLDLNLLRVFDAVARERHVTRAAARLNLSQPAVSNALARLRTMLGDELFLRAPGGVEPTALAMSLAGPVAETLEKLRETLAAQAPFEPATSERVFPVAMSEYAEAILAPPLLERMAREAPGCLLAIRHGDRTNAEALLEAGAVHLAIGVLPEPPSLYTRLRLLPEEFCVLLRPDHPLCEGELTVERFTAFPHLLHSPNGSRDGALDEPLRKAGHPRRLGAVVAHLAAVPEILKRTGMVMTLSARLAHRMAEAHGLVLRPVPVEIQHTRLSMIFHRRFEADGGHAWLRRLLLAVAREVGAARGGEAAGPEE comes from the coding sequence ATGACAGCGGATCCCTGCAATCTCGACCTCAACCTGCTGCGCGTCTTCGACGCCGTGGCGCGGGAGCGGCACGTCACCCGGGCGGCGGCGCGGCTGAACCTGTCGCAGCCCGCCGTTTCCAACGCCCTGGCGCGGCTGCGGACGATGCTGGGCGACGAGCTCTTCCTGCGCGCCCCGGGCGGGGTGGAGCCGACGGCGCTGGCCATGTCGCTCGCCGGGCCGGTGGCCGAGACGCTGGAGAAGCTGCGCGAGACCCTGGCGGCGCAGGCGCCCTTCGAGCCCGCCACCTCCGAGCGGGTCTTTCCCGTGGCGATGAGCGAGTATGCCGAGGCGATCCTGGCGCCGCCGCTGCTGGAACGGATGGCGCGGGAGGCACCGGGCTGCCTGCTCGCGATCCGCCATGGCGACCGCACCAATGCCGAGGCGCTGCTGGAAGCCGGCGCGGTGCACCTGGCCATCGGCGTGCTGCCGGAACCGCCGAGCCTCTATACGCGGTTGCGGCTGCTGCCGGAGGAGTTCTGCGTGCTGCTGCGGCCGGACCACCCGCTCTGCGAGGGGGAACTGACGGTGGAGCGCTTCACCGCCTTCCCGCACCTGCTGCACTCGCCCAACGGATCGCGCGACGGGGCGCTGGACGAGCCGCTACGCAAGGCGGGGCATCCCCGCCGCCTGGGGGCGGTGGTGGCGCATCTGGCGGCGGTGCCGGAGATCCTGAAGCGCACCGGGATGGTGATGACGCTGTCCGCCCGCCTCGCGCATCGCATGGCGGAGGCGCATGGGCTGGTGCTGCGGCCGGTGCCGGTGGAGATCCAGCACACACGGCTGTCGATGATCTTCCACCGGCGCTTCGAGGCGGATGGCGGACATGCCTGGCTGCGCCGGCTGCTGCTGGCGGTGGCGCGGGAGGTCGGCGCGGCGAGGGGTGGCGAGGCGGCCGGGCCAGAGGAATGA